In Musa acuminata AAA Group cultivar baxijiao chromosome BXJ2-3, Cavendish_Baxijiao_AAA, whole genome shotgun sequence, the following proteins share a genomic window:
- the LOC135585266 gene encoding nodulin homeobox-like isoform X1 gives MVFITCEKAVCPQHRLLMIDIISAVGELNGLSSQDLNKLLKDSENFTIQCKTEQGSLKQINVEKLAASLPLHLIATLLSPDRDMRMGHVLRGIRLLYTLSDLATRHARLEQILLDDVKLSEQIMDLVLYMLIVLACRKQDNHIGSSPVLHSTLVACSLHILTSYLSSQWHDLVHVLLAHPKVDIFMDAAFDAVHEDIRILGIKLQLFNSELLSNKSNLPAAERTAHYICQQCEASLQFLLSLCHQKLFRDRLLRNKELCKHGGILSLAYSILKLNISHCFKNSFDFVAAVSRLKAKILSILLQLCEAESISYLDEVAGSPKSMHLAKSVAIEFLEILRIAFRSEVRLPGDTQYKSNPMGLLLLNALRLADIFSDDSNFRSFFMSKSIPVLAEILAVPHENFSLNWCSSNIPVTEEDVNIEYDPFNAAGMALGSLNDASESVHSAAFLLPETNSTCPINFSGMPSATYAQQRTSCLVKIIANLHVFVPNICEEEERDLFLNNFHKYLVMKSPESSGDHSSFDMQKAATVCKNLSSLSEYAISLTPNFLIDEDVHLLSKYADELQNLTHPEVGDRFIQENVVKLEEDMKPEYGPLMQQSSLYWTKFPNSTFSRSQQDTQFVLGNVPSISRKQDETIQDDDLKRNSNDDVDLKRRVGENSRCQEVEQLKIMNHSTTGLPEDFEVSHDRKKNIIDQPEYLRSGEKDTNDCDTKEDDKAENGLSEEKQPRKRKRNIMNETQVLLIEKALLDEPEMQRNAASLQSWADKLSSQGSEITSSQLKNWLNNRKARLARAAREVRAPSEGESYPDKSCGPSSSHFCDSSESAGEEIYAAPARGSTHQSIPKSGGMITRSARCEDVEMTAPDFVRGAHQNRPSIISCSFEPGQFVSVVDVDGKLVGKGKIIQVEGRWHGTSLEDSGTCVVDVTELKIEKWKEVQHPSEAAGRTFEEAAAKNGDIMRVAWDVSRILVLP, from the exons ATGGTGTTTATAACTTGTGAAAAGGCGGTGTGTCCCCAACACAGATTGCTG ATGATTGACATAATTTCAGCCGTTGGCGAGTTAAATGGTCTTTCTTCTCAAGACTTGAACAAGTTGTTGAAAGATTCCGAGAACTTCACCATACAATGCAAGACAGAACAAGGGTCCTTGAAGCAG ATCAATGTGGAAAAACTTGCGGCTTCTCTCCCTTTGCACCTTATTGCGACTCTGCTATCACCTGATAGGGATATGCGCATGGGACATGTGCTTCGTGGCATTCGCCTTTTGTATACACTGTCTGATTTAGCTACACGCCATGCCAGACTGGAGCAG ATTCTGCTTGATGATGTAAAACTATCTGAACAGATAATGGATCTGGTACTCTATATGTTGATTGTTCTTGCATGCCGCAAGCAG GATAATCATATTGGGTCTTCTCCTGTTCTGCACTCAACACTTGTTGCTTGCAGCCTTCATATTTTGACAAGTTATCTTTCATCTCAGTGGCATGATCTTGTGCATGTTCTTCTTGCGCATCCTAAG GTAGACATATTTATGGATGCAGCTTTTGATGCTGTGCATGAAGACATCAGGATTCTAGGAATCAAGCTACAACTGTTCAACAGTGAATTATTGAGCAACAAGTCTAATCTTCCTGCAGCTGAACGAACAGCTCATTACATCTGTCAGCAATGTGAGGCTTCCTTGCAATTTCTTCTGTCCTTGTGCCATCAAAAACTGTTCCGAGACCGCCTTCTAAGGAACAAG GAATTGTGTAAACATGGTGGCATACTTTCGCTGGCTTATTCTATCTTGAAGTTAAACATTTCACATTGTTTTAAGAATTCCTTCGACTTTGTGGCTGCTGTATCTAGGCTGAAGGCCAAGATTCTGTCTATT TTGTTGCAGCTTTGTGAAGCAGAGAGTATTTCTTATCTTGATGAAGTTGCTGGTTCTCCAAAAAGCATGCACCTGGCAAAATCAGTTGCAATAGAG TTTCTTGAGATACTGAGGATTGCATTTAGAAGTGAAGTTAGGCTACCTGGTGATACACAGTACAAGAGTAACCCAATGGGCCTGCTGCTTCTTAATGCGTTGCGTTTAGCTGACATATTTTCGGATGATTCAAATTTTCGATCATTCTTTATGTCTAAAAGT ATTCCAGTTCTTGCTGAAATTTTAGCAGTTCCCCATGAAAATTTTTCATTAAACTGGTGCTCTTCAAATATACCAGTGACAGAGGAAGATGTGAATATTGAATATGATCCATTTAATGCAGCTGGCATGGCATTGGGTTCTCTTAATGATGCCAGTGAGAGTGTTCATTCAGCAGCTTTTCTGCTGCCTGAAACTAATTCCACATGTCCTATTAATTTCAGTGGCATGCCATCAGCTACATATGCTCAGCAGAGAACGTCATGTTTGGTCAAAATAATAGCAAACCTGCATGTTTTTGTTCCCAATATATGTGAAG aagaagaaagagatcTTTTTCTCAACAATTTCCACAAGTATTTGGTTATGAAGAGCCCAGAATCATCTGGAGATCACTCTAGTTTTGACATGCAGAAGGCTGCAACAGTCTGTAAAAACTTAA GTTCACTTTCCGAGTATGCTATCTCTTTGACGCCAAATTTTTTGATTGATGAGGATGTACACCTGCTAAG TAAATATGCTGACGAGCTACAGAACTTAACTCATCCAGAAGTTGGAGATAGATTTATTCAG GAAAATGTAGTCAAATTGGAAGAAGATATGAAACCTGAGTATGGGCCTCTTATGCAGCAATCTTCTCTGTACTGGACTAAATTTCCAAACTCCACTTTCAGTAGAAGCCAACAG GATACACAGTTTGTTTTGGGGAATGTACCATCTATTTCAAGAAAACAAGATGAAACTATTCAAGATGATGATCTAAAGCGCAACAGCAATGATGATGTTGATCTAAAACGGAGAGTTGGGGAAAATTCAAGGTGTCAAGAAGTAGAGCAGCTAAAAATTATGAACCACTCAACGACCGGCCTACCAGAGGATTTTGAGGTGAGCCATGACAGAAAGAAGAATATAATCGATCAGCCTGAATACCTGAGAAGTGGAGAGAAAGATACCAATGATTGTGATACGAAAG AAGATGATAAAGCAGAAAATGGCCTAAGTGAAGAGAAGCAACCAAGGAAGAGAAAGCGGAATATAATGAATGAGACGCAGGTACTCTTGATTGAGAAGGCTCTCCTGGATGAGCCTGAAATGCAAAGAAATGCAGCATCACTGCAGTCATGGGCTGATAAGCTGAGTTCACAG GGCTCAGAAATTACATCATCTCAGCTAAAGAACTG GCTGAACAACAGGAAAGCCAGGCTTGCACGTGCTGCAAGAGAGGTCCGTGCCCCATCCGAAGGGGAGAGCTATCCAGATAAGTCCTGTGGTCCGAGCTCTTCTCATTTTTGCGACTCCTCTGAGAGTGCCGGTGAGGAAATTTATGCTGCTCCTGCTAGAGGAAGCACCCACCAATCCATTCCCAAATCTGGTGGCATGATAACACGATCTGCTAGATGTGAGGATGTGGAGATGACTGCTCCTGATTTCGTTCGTGGAGCTCACCAGAACCGCCCTTCTATAATATCTTGTTCATTCGAACCAGGTCAGTTTGTCTCTGTAGTGGATGTGGATGGTAAATTAGTTGGCAAAGGAAAGATCATTCAGGTGGAAGGTAGGTGGCATGGCACGAGCTTAGAGGACAGCGGCACATGCGTCGTGGATGTTACGGAGCTGAAGATCGAGAAGTGGAAGGAGGTTCAACACCCATCAGAAGCAGCAGGAAGGACTTTTGAGGAGGCTGCAGCAAAGAATGGTGATATTATGAGGGTGGCCTGGGACGTAAGCAGGATCTTGGTACTGCCTTAG
- the LOC135585266 gene encoding nodulin homeobox-like isoform X2 yields MVFITCEKAVCPQHRLLMIDIISAVGELNGLSSQDLNKLLKDSENFTIQCKTEQGSLKQINVEKLAASLPLHLIATLLSPDRDMRMGHVLRGIRLLYTLSDLATRHARLEQILLDDVKLSEQIMDLVLYMLIVLACRKQDNHIGSSPVLHSTLVACSLHILTSYLSSQWHDLVHVLLAHPKVDIFMDAAFDAVHEDIRILGIKLQLFNSELLSNKSNLPAAERTAHYICQQCEASLQFLLSLCHQKLFRDRLLRNKELCKHGGILSLAYSILKLNISHCFKNSFDFVAAVSRLKAKILSILLQLCEAESISYLDEVAGSPKSMHLAKSVAIEFLEILRIAFRSEVRLPGDTQYKSNPMGLLLLNALRLADIFSDDSNFRSFFMSKSIPVLAEILAVPHENFSLNWCSSNIPVTEEDVNIEYDPFNAAGMALGSLNDASESVHSAAFLLPETNSTCPINFSGMPSATYAQQRTSCLVKIIANLHVFVPNICEEEERDLFLNNFHKYLVMKSPESSGDHSSFDMQKAATVCKNLSSLSEYAISLTPNFLIDEDVHLLSKYADELQNLTHPEVGDRFIQENVVKLEEDMKPEYGPLMQQSSLYWTKFPNSTFSRSQQDTQFVLGNVPSISRKQDETIQDDDLKRNSNDDVDLKRRVGENSRCQEVEQLKIMNHSTTGLPEDFEVSHDRKKNIIDQPEYLRSGEKDTNDCDTKDDKAENGLSEEKQPRKRKRNIMNETQVLLIEKALLDEPEMQRNAASLQSWADKLSSQGSEITSSQLKNWLNNRKARLARAAREVRAPSEGESYPDKSCGPSSSHFCDSSESAGEEIYAAPARGSTHQSIPKSGGMITRSARCEDVEMTAPDFVRGAHQNRPSIISCSFEPGQFVSVVDVDGKLVGKGKIIQVEGRWHGTSLEDSGTCVVDVTELKIEKWKEVQHPSEAAGRTFEEAAAKNGDIMRVAWDVSRILVLP; encoded by the exons ATGGTGTTTATAACTTGTGAAAAGGCGGTGTGTCCCCAACACAGATTGCTG ATGATTGACATAATTTCAGCCGTTGGCGAGTTAAATGGTCTTTCTTCTCAAGACTTGAACAAGTTGTTGAAAGATTCCGAGAACTTCACCATACAATGCAAGACAGAACAAGGGTCCTTGAAGCAG ATCAATGTGGAAAAACTTGCGGCTTCTCTCCCTTTGCACCTTATTGCGACTCTGCTATCACCTGATAGGGATATGCGCATGGGACATGTGCTTCGTGGCATTCGCCTTTTGTATACACTGTCTGATTTAGCTACACGCCATGCCAGACTGGAGCAG ATTCTGCTTGATGATGTAAAACTATCTGAACAGATAATGGATCTGGTACTCTATATGTTGATTGTTCTTGCATGCCGCAAGCAG GATAATCATATTGGGTCTTCTCCTGTTCTGCACTCAACACTTGTTGCTTGCAGCCTTCATATTTTGACAAGTTATCTTTCATCTCAGTGGCATGATCTTGTGCATGTTCTTCTTGCGCATCCTAAG GTAGACATATTTATGGATGCAGCTTTTGATGCTGTGCATGAAGACATCAGGATTCTAGGAATCAAGCTACAACTGTTCAACAGTGAATTATTGAGCAACAAGTCTAATCTTCCTGCAGCTGAACGAACAGCTCATTACATCTGTCAGCAATGTGAGGCTTCCTTGCAATTTCTTCTGTCCTTGTGCCATCAAAAACTGTTCCGAGACCGCCTTCTAAGGAACAAG GAATTGTGTAAACATGGTGGCATACTTTCGCTGGCTTATTCTATCTTGAAGTTAAACATTTCACATTGTTTTAAGAATTCCTTCGACTTTGTGGCTGCTGTATCTAGGCTGAAGGCCAAGATTCTGTCTATT TTGTTGCAGCTTTGTGAAGCAGAGAGTATTTCTTATCTTGATGAAGTTGCTGGTTCTCCAAAAAGCATGCACCTGGCAAAATCAGTTGCAATAGAG TTTCTTGAGATACTGAGGATTGCATTTAGAAGTGAAGTTAGGCTACCTGGTGATACACAGTACAAGAGTAACCCAATGGGCCTGCTGCTTCTTAATGCGTTGCGTTTAGCTGACATATTTTCGGATGATTCAAATTTTCGATCATTCTTTATGTCTAAAAGT ATTCCAGTTCTTGCTGAAATTTTAGCAGTTCCCCATGAAAATTTTTCATTAAACTGGTGCTCTTCAAATATACCAGTGACAGAGGAAGATGTGAATATTGAATATGATCCATTTAATGCAGCTGGCATGGCATTGGGTTCTCTTAATGATGCCAGTGAGAGTGTTCATTCAGCAGCTTTTCTGCTGCCTGAAACTAATTCCACATGTCCTATTAATTTCAGTGGCATGCCATCAGCTACATATGCTCAGCAGAGAACGTCATGTTTGGTCAAAATAATAGCAAACCTGCATGTTTTTGTTCCCAATATATGTGAAG aagaagaaagagatcTTTTTCTCAACAATTTCCACAAGTATTTGGTTATGAAGAGCCCAGAATCATCTGGAGATCACTCTAGTTTTGACATGCAGAAGGCTGCAACAGTCTGTAAAAACTTAA GTTCACTTTCCGAGTATGCTATCTCTTTGACGCCAAATTTTTTGATTGATGAGGATGTACACCTGCTAAG TAAATATGCTGACGAGCTACAGAACTTAACTCATCCAGAAGTTGGAGATAGATTTATTCAG GAAAATGTAGTCAAATTGGAAGAAGATATGAAACCTGAGTATGGGCCTCTTATGCAGCAATCTTCTCTGTACTGGACTAAATTTCCAAACTCCACTTTCAGTAGAAGCCAACAG GATACACAGTTTGTTTTGGGGAATGTACCATCTATTTCAAGAAAACAAGATGAAACTATTCAAGATGATGATCTAAAGCGCAACAGCAATGATGATGTTGATCTAAAACGGAGAGTTGGGGAAAATTCAAGGTGTCAAGAAGTAGAGCAGCTAAAAATTATGAACCACTCAACGACCGGCCTACCAGAGGATTTTGAGGTGAGCCATGACAGAAAGAAGAATATAATCGATCAGCCTGAATACCTGAGAAGTGGAGAGAAAGATACCAATGATTGTGATACGAAAG ATGATAAAGCAGAAAATGGCCTAAGTGAAGAGAAGCAACCAAGGAAGAGAAAGCGGAATATAATGAATGAGACGCAGGTACTCTTGATTGAGAAGGCTCTCCTGGATGAGCCTGAAATGCAAAGAAATGCAGCATCACTGCAGTCATGGGCTGATAAGCTGAGTTCACAG GGCTCAGAAATTACATCATCTCAGCTAAAGAACTG GCTGAACAACAGGAAAGCCAGGCTTGCACGTGCTGCAAGAGAGGTCCGTGCCCCATCCGAAGGGGAGAGCTATCCAGATAAGTCCTGTGGTCCGAGCTCTTCTCATTTTTGCGACTCCTCTGAGAGTGCCGGTGAGGAAATTTATGCTGCTCCTGCTAGAGGAAGCACCCACCAATCCATTCCCAAATCTGGTGGCATGATAACACGATCTGCTAGATGTGAGGATGTGGAGATGACTGCTCCTGATTTCGTTCGTGGAGCTCACCAGAACCGCCCTTCTATAATATCTTGTTCATTCGAACCAGGTCAGTTTGTCTCTGTAGTGGATGTGGATGGTAAATTAGTTGGCAAAGGAAAGATCATTCAGGTGGAAGGTAGGTGGCATGGCACGAGCTTAGAGGACAGCGGCACATGCGTCGTGGATGTTACGGAGCTGAAGATCGAGAAGTGGAAGGAGGTTCAACACCCATCAGAAGCAGCAGGAAGGACTTTTGAGGAGGCTGCAGCAAAGAATGGTGATATTATGAGGGTGGCCTGGGACGTAAGCAGGATCTTGGTACTGCCTTAG
- the LOC135585266 gene encoding nodulin homeobox-like isoform X5 has protein sequence MVFITCEKAVCPQHRLLMIDIISAVGELNGLSSQDLNKLLKDSENFTIQCKTEQGSLKQINVEKLAASLPLHLIATLLSPDRDMRMGHVLRGIRLLYTLSDLATRHARLEQILLDDVKLSEQIMDLVLYMLIVLACRKQDNHIGSSPVLHSTLVACSLHILTSYLSSQWHDLVHVLLAHPKVDIFMDAAFDAVHEDIRILGIKLQLFNSELLSNKSNLPAAERTAHYICQQCEASLQFLLSLCHQKLFRDRLLRNKELCKHGGILSLAYSILKLNISHCFKNSFDFVAAVSRLKAKILSILLQLCEAESISYLDEVAGSPKSMHLAKSVAIEFLEILRIAFRSEVRLPGDTQYKSNPMGLLLLNALRLADIFSDDSNFRSFFMSKSIPVLAEILAVPHENFSLNWCSSNIPVTEEDVNIEYDPFNAAGMALGSLNDASESVHSAAFLLPETNSTCPINFSGMPSATYAQQRTSCLVKIIANLHVFVPNICEEEERDLFLNNFHKYLVMKSPESSGDHSSFDMQKAATVCKNLSSLSEYAISLTPNFLIDEDVHLLSKYADELQNLTHPEVGDRFIQQSSLYWTKFPNSTFSRSQQDTQFVLGNVPSISRKQDETIQDDDLKRNSNDDVDLKRRVGENSRCQEVEQLKIMNHSTTGLPEDFEVSHDRKKNIIDQPEYLRSGEKDTNDCDTKEDDKAENGLSEEKQPRKRKRNIMNETQVLLIEKALLDEPEMQRNAASLQSWADKLSSQGSEITSSQLKNWLNNRKARLARAAREVRAPSEGESYPDKSCGPSSSHFCDSSESAGEEIYAAPARGSTHQSIPKSGGMITRSARCEDVEMTAPDFVRGAHQNRPSIISCSFEPGQFVSVVDVDGKLVGKGKIIQVEGRWHGTSLEDSGTCVVDVTELKIEKWKEVQHPSEAAGRTFEEAAAKNGDIMRVAWDVSRILVLP, from the exons ATGGTGTTTATAACTTGTGAAAAGGCGGTGTGTCCCCAACACAGATTGCTG ATGATTGACATAATTTCAGCCGTTGGCGAGTTAAATGGTCTTTCTTCTCAAGACTTGAACAAGTTGTTGAAAGATTCCGAGAACTTCACCATACAATGCAAGACAGAACAAGGGTCCTTGAAGCAG ATCAATGTGGAAAAACTTGCGGCTTCTCTCCCTTTGCACCTTATTGCGACTCTGCTATCACCTGATAGGGATATGCGCATGGGACATGTGCTTCGTGGCATTCGCCTTTTGTATACACTGTCTGATTTAGCTACACGCCATGCCAGACTGGAGCAG ATTCTGCTTGATGATGTAAAACTATCTGAACAGATAATGGATCTGGTACTCTATATGTTGATTGTTCTTGCATGCCGCAAGCAG GATAATCATATTGGGTCTTCTCCTGTTCTGCACTCAACACTTGTTGCTTGCAGCCTTCATATTTTGACAAGTTATCTTTCATCTCAGTGGCATGATCTTGTGCATGTTCTTCTTGCGCATCCTAAG GTAGACATATTTATGGATGCAGCTTTTGATGCTGTGCATGAAGACATCAGGATTCTAGGAATCAAGCTACAACTGTTCAACAGTGAATTATTGAGCAACAAGTCTAATCTTCCTGCAGCTGAACGAACAGCTCATTACATCTGTCAGCAATGTGAGGCTTCCTTGCAATTTCTTCTGTCCTTGTGCCATCAAAAACTGTTCCGAGACCGCCTTCTAAGGAACAAG GAATTGTGTAAACATGGTGGCATACTTTCGCTGGCTTATTCTATCTTGAAGTTAAACATTTCACATTGTTTTAAGAATTCCTTCGACTTTGTGGCTGCTGTATCTAGGCTGAAGGCCAAGATTCTGTCTATT TTGTTGCAGCTTTGTGAAGCAGAGAGTATTTCTTATCTTGATGAAGTTGCTGGTTCTCCAAAAAGCATGCACCTGGCAAAATCAGTTGCAATAGAG TTTCTTGAGATACTGAGGATTGCATTTAGAAGTGAAGTTAGGCTACCTGGTGATACACAGTACAAGAGTAACCCAATGGGCCTGCTGCTTCTTAATGCGTTGCGTTTAGCTGACATATTTTCGGATGATTCAAATTTTCGATCATTCTTTATGTCTAAAAGT ATTCCAGTTCTTGCTGAAATTTTAGCAGTTCCCCATGAAAATTTTTCATTAAACTGGTGCTCTTCAAATATACCAGTGACAGAGGAAGATGTGAATATTGAATATGATCCATTTAATGCAGCTGGCATGGCATTGGGTTCTCTTAATGATGCCAGTGAGAGTGTTCATTCAGCAGCTTTTCTGCTGCCTGAAACTAATTCCACATGTCCTATTAATTTCAGTGGCATGCCATCAGCTACATATGCTCAGCAGAGAACGTCATGTTTGGTCAAAATAATAGCAAACCTGCATGTTTTTGTTCCCAATATATGTGAAG aagaagaaagagatcTTTTTCTCAACAATTTCCACAAGTATTTGGTTATGAAGAGCCCAGAATCATCTGGAGATCACTCTAGTTTTGACATGCAGAAGGCTGCAACAGTCTGTAAAAACTTAA GTTCACTTTCCGAGTATGCTATCTCTTTGACGCCAAATTTTTTGATTGATGAGGATGTACACCTGCTAAG TAAATATGCTGACGAGCTACAGAACTTAACTCATCCAGAAGTTGGAGATAGATTTATTCAG CAATCTTCTCTGTACTGGACTAAATTTCCAAACTCCACTTTCAGTAGAAGCCAACAG GATACACAGTTTGTTTTGGGGAATGTACCATCTATTTCAAGAAAACAAGATGAAACTATTCAAGATGATGATCTAAAGCGCAACAGCAATGATGATGTTGATCTAAAACGGAGAGTTGGGGAAAATTCAAGGTGTCAAGAAGTAGAGCAGCTAAAAATTATGAACCACTCAACGACCGGCCTACCAGAGGATTTTGAGGTGAGCCATGACAGAAAGAAGAATATAATCGATCAGCCTGAATACCTGAGAAGTGGAGAGAAAGATACCAATGATTGTGATACGAAAG AAGATGATAAAGCAGAAAATGGCCTAAGTGAAGAGAAGCAACCAAGGAAGAGAAAGCGGAATATAATGAATGAGACGCAGGTACTCTTGATTGAGAAGGCTCTCCTGGATGAGCCTGAAATGCAAAGAAATGCAGCATCACTGCAGTCATGGGCTGATAAGCTGAGTTCACAG GGCTCAGAAATTACATCATCTCAGCTAAAGAACTG GCTGAACAACAGGAAAGCCAGGCTTGCACGTGCTGCAAGAGAGGTCCGTGCCCCATCCGAAGGGGAGAGCTATCCAGATAAGTCCTGTGGTCCGAGCTCTTCTCATTTTTGCGACTCCTCTGAGAGTGCCGGTGAGGAAATTTATGCTGCTCCTGCTAGAGGAAGCACCCACCAATCCATTCCCAAATCTGGTGGCATGATAACACGATCTGCTAGATGTGAGGATGTGGAGATGACTGCTCCTGATTTCGTTCGTGGAGCTCACCAGAACCGCCCTTCTATAATATCTTGTTCATTCGAACCAGGTCAGTTTGTCTCTGTAGTGGATGTGGATGGTAAATTAGTTGGCAAAGGAAAGATCATTCAGGTGGAAGGTAGGTGGCATGGCACGAGCTTAGAGGACAGCGGCACATGCGTCGTGGATGTTACGGAGCTGAAGATCGAGAAGTGGAAGGAGGTTCAACACCCATCAGAAGCAGCAGGAAGGACTTTTGAGGAGGCTGCAGCAAAGAATGGTGATATTATGAGGGTGGCCTGGGACGTAAGCAGGATCTTGGTACTGCCTTAG